In Acinetobacter sp. TGL-Y2, a genomic segment contains:
- a CDS encoding PepSY-associated TM helix domain-containing protein: MRVDQKVEGPRQSMAWLHTWASLILGWLLYAIFLTGTLSFFQTEITNWMKPEFHQSVPNESQLKQTQVALNYLQQNHPNAGSWTIQLPNSRQNTTTLNIRKPGEDPRARRGGERVTIDSATGEVLEARETRGGSFLYRFHFELYGMPRIWSRWIVGIATMFMLVAIISGIITHKKIFKDFFTFRSGKGQRSWLDAHNATAVFALPFHIMITLSGLLLLLFTIMPWGINQVYEGRGAFLQDQRKSLIQTAPEDSSNTPAARGENAQRGQRSEMSEAQQARGEGQQVREGRGNRGEGRKKREPVQAAPLADLAPILVEANKAWHNNPVSSISITAPNTTKAKIELRALNAASVAHRGVYETLDFNGVTGKNITDESAKLKNPSIPNGIYNVVTVLHEARGVDLALRWILFLSGVIGTIMIATGLILWCVKRAPQQQKQGYKSLGYRVVEVTNIAAIIGLPIASAAYFYANRFIPAEMNMRLNWEIRTFFIVWLLTLIYAIFRSHRQAWLELLIFATIAFALLPIINPITGGQGLWSTIPNGQWVIATFDLAMWALALLFFYSYLKVKNHKGLPSKKARAPVAQETE; this comes from the coding sequence ATGAGAGTTGATCAAAAAGTTGAAGGTCCGCGCCAATCCATGGCTTGGCTACATACTTGGGCAAGCTTAATTTTGGGTTGGTTGTTATATGCTATTTTCTTAACGGGCACGCTCAGCTTTTTCCAAACAGAAATCACCAACTGGATGAAACCTGAGTTTCATCAGTCTGTGCCAAATGAATCACAGCTTAAACAGACCCAAGTCGCTTTAAATTATTTACAGCAAAATCACCCGAATGCGGGTAGTTGGACCATTCAACTGCCAAATTCACGCCAAAACACCACCACCCTGAATATTCGTAAACCAGGTGAAGATCCACGCGCCAGACGTGGTGGTGAACGTGTGACTATAGACAGTGCAACAGGTGAAGTGCTTGAAGCACGCGAAACGCGCGGTGGCAGCTTCCTCTATCGTTTCCATTTTGAACTGTATGGTATGCCGCGTATTTGGTCGCGTTGGATCGTCGGCATTGCCACCATGTTCATGCTGGTGGCGATTATTAGTGGCATCATTACTCATAAGAAAATATTTAAAGATTTCTTCACCTTTAGATCAGGTAAAGGTCAACGCTCATGGCTCGATGCACATAATGCAACGGCAGTGTTTGCACTTCCCTTTCATATCATGATTACTTTGAGTGGCTTGCTTTTATTACTCTTCACCATCATGCCGTGGGGTATTAATCAGGTCTACGAAGGTCGCGGGGCATTCCTGCAAGATCAGCGTAAATCACTGATTCAAACAGCACCTGAGGACAGTAGCAACACACCAGCAGCGCGTGGTGAAAATGCTCAACGTGGTCAGCGCAGTGAAATGTCCGAAGCACAGCAAGCACGCGGTGAGGGTCAGCAAGTACGTGAAGGTCGAGGCAATCGCGGTGAAGGACGCAAAAAACGTGAACCTGTTCAAGCTGCTCCGCTTGCAGATTTAGCCCCTATTTTAGTTGAAGCGAATAAAGCGTGGCACAATAATCCTGTTTCGAGCATCAGTATCACTGCGCCGAATACCACTAAAGCCAAAATTGAATTACGTGCGCTAAATGCAGCCAGTGTGGCGCATCGTGGCGTCTATGAAACACTGGACTTTAATGGTGTAACAGGTAAAAACATCACGGATGAATCAGCGAAGTTAAAAAATCCATCGATTCCGAATGGTATTTATAATGTGGTGACGGTTTTGCATGAAGCCCGCGGTGTTGATTTAGCGCTTCGTTGGATCTTATTCCTATCCGGTGTGATCGGCACAATTATGATCGCGACTGGCTTGATTTTATGGTGTGTAAAACGTGCACCTCAGCAGCAAAAACAAGGCTATAAATCTTTGGGTTACCGTGTTGTTGAAGTCACCAACATTGCTGCCATTATTGGTTTACCGATTGCCAGTGCTGCATATTTCTATGCCAACCGCTTCATCCCTGCGGAAATGAACATGCGTTTAAATTGGGAAATTCGAACCTTTTTTATCGTATGGCTGTTGACCTTGATTTACGCGATTTTCCGTAGTCATCGTCAAGCATGGTTAGAATTGTTAATCTTTGCCACGATCGCTTTTGCATTGTTGCCAATTATTAACCCAATCACTGGTGGTCAAGGACTTTGGTCAACCATTCCAAATGGTCAATGGGTCATTGCCACTTTTGATTTGGCAATGTGGGCACTTGCCCTGCTGTTCTTCTATTCATATCTTAAAGTGAAGAACCACAAAGGCCTCCCGAGCAAAAAAGCACGCGCGCCTGTCGCACAGGAGACTGAATAA
- a CDS encoding DUF3325 domain-containing protein: MIFFLLIWSLCSIAFFALASSMSKHQKQIFGHELDAAKTRYAALSGWVLLTIALIICMMSAQLSNMISYWIGVLTFSALFVGLCLSYLNTYIKKITIISVVIFALSLIMCLI, encoded by the coding sequence ATGATTTTCTTCTTGCTGATTTGGTCGCTTTGTTCTATTGCTTTTTTTGCCTTAGCAAGCTCAATGTCTAAACATCAAAAGCAAATATTTGGGCATGAATTGGATGCTGCAAAAACACGTTACGCTGCCCTTAGCGGTTGGGTACTGCTTACTATCGCGTTAATCATCTGCATGATGAGCGCACAGCTGAGCAATATGATCAGTTATTGGATTGGGGTGCTCACCTTCTCTGCTTTATTTGTTGGCTTGTGTTTAAGTTATTTAAATACGTATATTAAGAAAATCACGATTATCAGTGTCGTGATTTTTGCGCTGAGCTTAATCATGTGCTTGATCTAA
- a CDS encoding tetratricopeptide repeat protein — protein MSESPEISPELLNRATAGNAEAQFALAELYMQSENEEDIELAEEWALKAAGLGYVEAMYWLGEGYAVYAKELLEEDPEEANTYFEHALNWLKQAAELKHASATLELASFYRRGYVVDKDVAKSIELVQQAAEMGEVQAMRDLACIYEHGLGVDVDEAKADEWNTKAEAANKE, from the coding sequence ATGTCTGAATCTCCTGAAATTTCTCCAGAACTTTTAAACCGCGCCACTGCTGGCAACGCGGAAGCTCAATTCGCTTTGGCTGAGCTGTATATGCAAAGTGAAAATGAAGAGGATATCGAACTTGCTGAAGAATGGGCACTCAAAGCTGCTGGCTTAGGCTACGTTGAAGCGATGTACTGGTTAGGCGAAGGTTATGCGGTTTATGCCAAAGAGCTGCTTGAAGAAGATCCCGAAGAAGCGAACACTTACTTTGAACATGCACTGAATTGGTTGAAGCAAGCCGCTGAACTTAAACATGCATCTGCAACTTTAGAGTTAGCAAGTTTTTACCGCCGTGGTTATGTGGTTGACAAAGATGTTGCGAAGTCTATTGAGTTGGTACAGCAAGCTGCTGAAATGGGTGAAGTTCAGGCCATGCGTGATTTAGCCTGTATCTATGAACATGGTTTAGGTGTTGATGTAGATGAAGCCAAAGCGGATGAATGGAATACTAAAGCTGAAGCCGCTAACAAAGAATAA
- the ahcY gene encoding adenosylhomocysteinase → MNAVNASFTDYKVADITLADYGRKEIKLAEAEMPALMGLRKRYSAAKPLAGAKILGCIHMTIQTAVLIETLVELGAEVRWTSCNIFSTQDHAAAAIAASGVPVFAWKGETEEEYMWCLEQQINVNGTPWDANMILDDGGDLTAVVHEKYPELIAKIHGITEETTTGVQRLLEMWKDDSLKVPAINVNDSVTKSKNDNKYGCRHSLNDAIKRGTDMLMSGRRALVIGYGDVGKGSAQSLRQEGMIVRVTEADPICAMQACMDGYEVVSPYKNGVQTGQKEDVNTDLLKNTDLIVTTTGNYHVCDSAMLDTLKAGAVVCNIGHFDTEIDTNYLRGYKWVEVKPQVHQVYRSENESDYLILLSEGRLVNLGNATGHPSRVMDGSFANQVLAQMHLFAEKFADLPEDQKKAAIRVELLPKKLDEEVAAAMVAGFGGVLTQLTQVQADYLGVPVEGPFKSDTYKY, encoded by the coding sequence ATGAACGCGGTTAATGCTTCATTTACAGATTACAAAGTTGCCGATATCACGTTAGCTGACTACGGCCGTAAAGAAATTAAACTTGCTGAAGCAGAAATGCCAGCACTCATGGGTTTGCGTAAACGCTATTCAGCGGCTAAACCCCTTGCAGGCGCGAAAATTCTCGGCTGTATCCACATGACCATTCAAACTGCGGTTTTGATTGAAACTTTGGTTGAATTGGGCGCTGAAGTTCGCTGGACGTCTTGTAATATCTTCTCGACTCAAGATCATGCTGCTGCTGCAATTGCTGCATCAGGTGTTCCAGTTTTTGCTTGGAAAGGTGAAACTGAAGAAGAATATATGTGGTGTCTTGAACAACAAATCAATGTGAATGGCACACCTTGGGATGCCAACATGATTTTGGATGATGGTGGTGACTTAACTGCTGTTGTTCATGAAAAATACCCTGAACTAATTGCTAAAATTCACGGTATTACTGAAGAAACCACGACAGGTGTTCAACGTTTATTAGAGATGTGGAAAGACGATTCACTTAAAGTTCCTGCAATCAACGTCAACGACTCAGTAACCAAATCTAAAAACGACAACAAATACGGTTGCCGTCACTCTCTAAACGATGCTATTAAACGCGGTACCGACATGTTAATGTCTGGTCGTCGTGCGCTTGTGATTGGTTATGGTGACGTAGGTAAAGGTTCAGCACAATCACTTCGTCAAGAAGGCATGATTGTACGTGTAACTGAAGCCGATCCCATCTGTGCAATGCAAGCGTGTATGGACGGTTATGAAGTTGTTTCTCCATACAAAAATGGCGTGCAGACTGGTCAGAAAGAAGATGTAAATACTGATCTTCTTAAAAATACAGATCTGATCGTAACAACAACGGGTAATTACCACGTTTGTGACTCTGCGATGCTTGATACTTTAAAAGCGGGTGCGGTGGTATGTAACATCGGTCACTTTGACACTGAAATTGATACCAACTACTTACGTGGTTACAAATGGGTTGAAGTGAAACCGCAAGTACACCAAGTGTATCGTTCAGAAAATGAAAGCGATTACCTGATCCTTTTATCAGAAGGTCGTTTAGTGAATTTGGGTAATGCGACAGGTCACCCATCACGTGTTATGGATGGTTCATTTGCCAACCAAGTATTGGCTCAAATGCATTTATTTGCTGAAAAATTTGCTGATCTTCCTGAAGATCAAAAGAAAGCGGCGATCCGTGTAGAACTTCTTCCTAAGAAATTAGACGAAGAAGTAGCTGCTGCAATGGTTGCAGGTTTCGGTGGTGTATTGACACAATTGACTCAAGTTCAAGCAGATTATTTAGGCGTACCTGTTGAAGGCCCGTTTAAGTCTGACACTTATAAATACTAA
- the metF gene encoding methylenetetrahydrofolate reductase [NAD(P)H], with the protein MTKRVPISFEFFPTKTDVGAEKLKVVHQELQLLNPEFFSVTYGAGGSTRERTLSAIHDFNGKGTPVAPHLSCIGDDKARIAELLDFYKSQGIDRIVALRGDLPSGQVGLGELAYASDLVAFIRQHSGDHFHIEVAAYPEMHPQADSFNKDIQNFVTKAKAGANAAITQFFFNPDAYFYFVDRIQKEGIDIPVAPGIMPITNASNLIRFADGTGAEIPRWIRKQLATYGDDSASIKAFGHEVVVKLCERLIAGGAPSLHFYTMNHIEPNRQLVLDLGLA; encoded by the coding sequence ATGACCAAACGTGTTCCTATTTCTTTTGAATTTTTCCCAACCAAAACTGACGTGGGTGCAGAAAAATTAAAAGTTGTTCATCAAGAATTACAACTGCTTAATCCAGAATTCTTCTCTGTGACCTATGGTGCAGGTGGTTCAACACGTGAGCGCACCTTATCTGCTATTCATGACTTTAATGGTAAAGGCACACCCGTTGCCCCTCACCTGTCTTGTATTGGTGATGACAAAGCCCGTATTGCTGAGTTATTAGATTTTTATAAATCGCAGGGTATTGACCGCATAGTGGCACTACGGGGTGACTTACCTTCGGGTCAAGTCGGCTTAGGTGAATTGGCATATGCATCGGACTTGGTTGCATTTATTCGTCAACATTCAGGCGATCACTTTCATATAGAAGTAGCTGCGTATCCAGAAATGCATCCGCAAGCAGACAGCTTTAACAAAGACATTCAGAACTTTGTAACTAAAGCCAAAGCGGGTGCAAATGCTGCGATTACTCAATTTTTCTTTAATCCAGATGCGTATTTCTATTTTGTCGATCGCATTCAAAAAGAAGGGATTGATATTCCAGTTGCGCCGGGCATTATGCCGATTACCAATGCAAGTAATTTGATTCGCTTCGCAGATGGTACAGGTGCTGAGATTCCACGCTGGATTCGTAAGCAGTTGGCAACCTATGGCGATGATTCTGCCAGTATTAAAGCCTTTGGTCATGAAGTTGTGGTTAAACTATGCGAGCGCCTGATTGCAGGTGGTGCACCAAGTTTGCATTTCTATACCATGAACCACATTGAGCCGAACCGTCAATTGGTCTTGGACTTAGGTTTAGCATAA
- a CDS encoding 16S rRNA (uracil(1498)-N(3))-methyltransferase: MPRFFIEADLAVATHVELTDTVFHHWVKVLRAQVGETATLFNGQGGEYQASLTQINKKTAQVSIDSFNVDDRTPTFTTLLGQVMSKGDRMDYAIQKAVELGVSQIQLLTSERCEMRLKYDRDQKKIDHWQGIAVAACEQCGLNRVPQVLAPLSLEQWLKMQLPATKLVLAPNKDQVNVLEHATKDVVLLIGPEGGLSEAEIESANQVGFMNWCIGERVLRTETAPVVALSILNYNL, from the coding sequence ATGCCCCGTTTTTTTATTGAAGCTGATCTCGCTGTAGCGACGCATGTTGAATTGACCGACACTGTATTTCACCACTGGGTAAAAGTGCTGCGCGCTCAAGTCGGTGAAACTGCTACTTTGTTTAATGGTCAAGGCGGCGAATACCAAGCCTCACTCACCCAAATCAATAAAAAAACAGCGCAAGTCTCAATCGACTCCTTTAATGTAGATGACCGTACTCCTACTTTTACCACCTTACTTGGACAAGTCATGAGTAAAGGTGATCGTATGGATTATGCCATTCAAAAAGCGGTTGAATTGGGTGTCTCCCAAATTCAGCTGCTCACTTCTGAACGCTGTGAAATGCGCCTTAAATATGATCGTGATCAAAAGAAAATTGATCACTGGCAAGGCATTGCAGTTGCAGCCTGTGAACAATGTGGTCTAAACCGCGTTCCTCAAGTTTTAGCTCCTCTGTCTTTAGAGCAATGGCTAAAAATGCAACTTCCTGCAACCAAACTGGTTCTTGCACCCAATAAAGATCAAGTGAACGTACTTGAACATGCCACAAAAGATGTGGTTCTACTCATTGGTCCTGAAGGTGGGCTGAGTGAAGCTGAAATTGAGTCTGCCAATCAAGTCGGATTTATGAACTGGTGTATAGGCGAGCGAGTACTCCGTACTGAAACTGCACCCGTTGTCGCGCTGTCTATTTTAAATTACAACTTATAA
- a CDS encoding putative bifunctional diguanylate cyclase/phosphodiesterase: MMNDVQEEHLSRGVSAIQVKKAAYHIRYFLVWVLFACFYNTVVYYFYFRTLSTYYNNWLLIFSSILFICLAGSYIISKSKSMSTFNLDTLLQLICLIVGVGLSIGVYVINQLLPIENTQINDSHKIVLSGLMLSIIHLIAIVYLAKRLRYFLFIFIPSVFPVIFSNLVFSNQTPDVYNIIFDVWFAVIFICAILLHRIFLRLNLLNQHNKAYLAKSNQHLEESSRLQSQLQSEIEKSKNIENQLQLNNQLLEQKVKERTYDINKIKNRLENHQANLDFAHETAGIHSWLWNIEKRTVELSCLKSGIQVLQYENANDQLNLFIHPDDQLLYNRLLRRHLRGETERFEATYRTKKNGEWSWIKDIGKVISRDPDTHKPLRMVGIHRDIEQEKKDQEKLKLAANVFQQVAQGVFVLDNNFCFLQVNPYFCQLVDMPAEQILSKHVFEITVNTLFDIRERHKDITQKVLIDGTYDAEVTEDFISGKTLTLWLHINALKDDNNRVLNYVGVISDLTERKENEQRVAYLENYDLLTDLPNRVYFNLQLQQYLMNKSKPLSHFAIIRLNIDRFRHFNEFLNHQAGDDVLRQVSKRLKSVCSDALLIAYLNNNDFALIYNLSLSRPPIHHTVDLILKAFKDPFIIQSQEHNISVSMGIAIYPEHGRQIGSLNSHAEIALAEAKKLGGNTTYFYDNKQDSIFESNIELERDLRQALKRNELEIYYQAKISNPSMELYGFEALIRWNHPKYGIIMPDRFLPIAEVTSLISDIGRFVIFQTCKQIQTWQQLGYTEIKVSINVVAQQILRGELLNHIDNALAIYQLKSESIELELTESSLLDKSDYVIELLHQIQQKNIKIALDDFGTGYSSLAYLADYPIDTLKIDRAFISKIGQTKDNAIVYAIIAMGKAMGMTLVAEGVENVEQIRYLREQGCDYFQGYYFSKPLNAADTTLYIAQQKTIIPSH; this comes from the coding sequence ATGATGAATGACGTTCAGGAAGAGCATCTTTCTCGTGGTGTGTCTGCGATCCAAGTCAAAAAAGCGGCATACCACATACGTTATTTTCTTGTGTGGGTTTTATTCGCCTGTTTTTATAATACCGTTGTGTATTATTTTTATTTTAGAACATTATCTACCTATTATAACAATTGGCTGTTGATATTTAGCTCAATTCTATTCATTTGCTTGGCTGGCTCCTATATCATCAGTAAATCTAAAAGCATGAGCACCTTTAATTTAGACACTTTGCTTCAGCTTATTTGTCTGATTGTTGGGGTGGGTTTATCGATCGGTGTTTATGTGATTAATCAATTACTTCCCATTGAAAATACGCAAATTAATGATAGTCATAAGATTGTCTTGTCAGGCTTAATGCTCTCGATTATTCATCTCATCGCTATTGTTTATCTTGCCAAGCGCTTGCGCTATTTTTTATTTATTTTTATTCCGTCGGTATTTCCAGTCATATTTTCAAATCTTGTATTTTCAAACCAAACACCTGATGTATATAATATTATTTTTGATGTTTGGTTTGCGGTCATTTTTATTTGCGCCATTTTATTACACAGAATCTTTTTAAGATTAAACCTGCTTAATCAGCACAATAAAGCCTATTTGGCCAAATCCAATCAGCATCTTGAAGAGTCTTCTCGCTTACAAAGCCAGCTTCAAAGTGAAATAGAAAAATCAAAAAACATTGAAAATCAATTACAACTCAATAATCAATTGCTCGAACAAAAAGTTAAAGAACGCACCTATGACATTAATAAAATTAAGAATCGACTGGAAAATCATCAAGCCAATTTAGATTTTGCTCATGAAACGGCGGGGATTCATTCATGGCTTTGGAATATTGAAAAAAGGACGGTTGAACTATCTTGTCTTAAATCTGGCATTCAGGTTTTACAATACGAAAATGCCAATGATCAGCTGAATCTGTTTATTCACCCTGACGATCAGCTACTCTATAATCGTTTGCTCAGACGGCATTTAAGAGGCGAAACTGAACGCTTTGAAGCCACCTATCGTACAAAAAAAAATGGCGAATGGTCTTGGATTAAAGACATCGGAAAAGTTATTTCACGTGATCCCGACACGCACAAACCCCTGAGAATGGTCGGTATACACCGTGATATTGAACAAGAAAAGAAAGACCAAGAAAAACTAAAACTCGCCGCCAATGTATTTCAACAAGTCGCCCAAGGCGTCTTTGTATTGGACAACAATTTTTGTTTTCTTCAAGTCAATCCTTACTTTTGTCAGCTGGTCGACATGCCTGCCGAGCAAATTCTGTCGAAGCACGTGTTTGAAATCACCGTCAATACCCTGTTTGATATACGTGAACGTCATAAAGATATTACCCAGAAAGTACTGATCGACGGCACATATGATGCAGAAGTCACTGAAGATTTTATTTCAGGTAAAACGCTTACACTGTGGCTGCATATCAATGCGCTTAAAGATGATAATAATCGAGTATTAAACTATGTCGGTGTAATTTCTGACCTGACAGAGCGTAAAGAGAACGAGCAGCGCGTTGCCTATTTGGAAAACTATGATCTGCTGACCGACTTACCAAACCGGGTTTATTTTAATTTACAATTACAACAATATTTAATGAATAAATCTAAGCCCTTAAGTCACTTTGCAATTATCAGACTAAACATCGACCGCTTTAGACATTTTAATGAGTTTTTAAACCATCAAGCGGGTGATGATGTACTTAGACAAGTTTCTAAACGGTTAAAATCTGTGTGTTCCGATGCTTTACTGATTGCCTATTTAAACAACAATGATTTTGCCCTGATTTATAATTTAAGCCTGTCGCGTCCCCCGATTCATCACACTGTTGATCTCATCCTAAAAGCGTTTAAAGATCCATTTATTATTCAATCTCAAGAACACAACATTTCAGTTTCGATGGGAATTGCAATTTACCCTGAACATGGTCGCCAAATCGGCAGTTTAAACAGTCATGCTGAAATTGCTTTGGCTGAAGCCAAGAAACTCGGTGGAAACACCACTTATTTCTATGACAACAAACAAGATTCGATTTTTGAAAGCAACATCGAGCTTGAGCGTGATTTAAGGCAAGCCCTGAAAAGAAATGAGTTAGAGATATATTATCAAGCCAAGATTTCAAACCCCAGCATGGAACTGTATGGTTTTGAAGCACTTATTCGATGGAATCACCCTAAATACGGCATTATCATGCCAGATCGTTTTCTGCCGATTGCTGAAGTGACCAGTTTAATTTCAGATATTGGTCGATTTGTTATTTTTCAGACTTGTAAGCAAATTCAAACATGGCAACAACTGGGTTATACAGAGATTAAAGTTTCGATCAATGTTGTGGCCCAACAAATTTTGCGTGGGGAACTGCTCAACCATATCGATAATGCGTTGGCAATTTACCAGCTAAAATCTGAGTCGATTGAACTTGAGCTTACAGAATCCTCATTGCTTGATAAATCAGACTATGTCATCGAGCTGTTACATCAAATTCAACAAAAGAATATTAAAATAGCACTCGATGATTTTGGCACGGGCTATTCCTCATTGGCTTATTTGGCAGATTATCCAATCGACACTTTAAAAATTGATCGTGCTTTTATCTCAAAAATTGGTCAAACCAAGGACAATGCGATCGTGTATGCCATCATTGCAATGGGTAAAGCCATGGGCATGACATTGGTCGCCGAAGGGGTCGAGAATGTAGAACAAATTCGCTATTTACGCGAGCAAGGCTGTGATTATTTCCAAGGTTATTATTTCTCTAAACCCTTAAACGCAGCAGACACCACTTTATATATTGCCCAACAAAAAACCATCATTCCATCGCATTAA
- a CDS encoding NADP-dependent malic enzyme, giving the protein MDDQSLKEQALYYHEFPTPGKISVTPSKQLINQHDLALAYSPGVAAPCLEIEKDPSKAALYTARGNLVAVITNGTAVLGLGNIGPLASKPVMEGKGVLFKKFAGVDVFDIEIAENDPDKIVDIIASLEPTFGGINLEDIKAPECFYIEKKLRERMNIPVFHDDQHGTSIIVGSALLNALQLNGKKIDQIKIVASGAGAAALSCLDLLCALGAKKENIVVADSRGLLTTKREGLDDSKKRYVQDIELSQLADVIEGADMFLGLSAAGILTKEMVKKMAADPIIFALANPDPEILPEHAHEVRDDVIMATGRSDYPNQVNNALCFPYIFRGALDVGATTINEEMKIACVYAIARMAHVEADAASYGEKSASFGRDYLIPRPLDQRLILEIAPAIAQAAMDSGVATRPILDFSAYRQRLSEFVYNSAFIMKPIFAQAKSDPKRIAYAEGEDLRVLRAVQIAVDEGLAFPILVGRTAVIEANIKKLGLRLQNGENIQIVDQENNPDYELIWKDYHKTMQRKGVTEEYAQRESRRRSTLIAAMLVKFGKADGMLCGTYSSYDIHLEFVRNVIGQKEGMTNFFTLNALMLDDRNLFIADTYVNTNPTAEHLAEMTILAAEEVRRFGITPRIALLSHSSFGSDQTDPSAQKMRKVYEILSKITPELEVEGEMHADAALDENIRHFAFPNSRFKGPANLLIMPNLDAANISFNLLKSTSGNNVTIGPILLGAAKPVHILTPTATTRRLVNMTALTVAEIQENEKEAL; this is encoded by the coding sequence ATGGACGATCAATCTTTAAAAGAGCAAGCACTTTATTACCATGAATTTCCAACGCCAGGAAAAATTAGCGTTACACCAAGCAAGCAACTGATTAATCAGCACGACTTGGCACTGGCGTATTCTCCAGGTGTTGCAGCACCCTGCTTAGAAATTGAAAAAGACCCTTCAAAAGCGGCATTGTATACAGCACGTGGCAACTTGGTTGCAGTCATTACCAACGGTACGGCTGTTTTGGGTTTAGGTAATATTGGCCCTTTGGCATCTAAACCGGTTATGGAAGGTAAAGGCGTTCTCTTTAAAAAGTTTGCAGGTGTCGATGTTTTTGACATTGAAATTGCAGAGAACGATCCCGACAAAATTGTCGATATCATCGCCTCTCTTGAGCCAACGTTTGGTGGTATCAATTTAGAAGATATTAAAGCACCAGAATGCTTCTATATTGAGAAAAAGCTCCGTGAACGCATGAATATTCCTGTATTCCATGACGATCAACACGGTACTTCGATCATTGTCGGTTCTGCATTACTCAATGCTTTACAGCTCAATGGCAAAAAAATTGATCAAATTAAAATTGTTGCATCAGGTGCAGGTGCAGCAGCACTGTCATGTTTAGATTTGCTTTGTGCATTGGGTGCTAAAAAAGAAAATATCGTCGTTGCGGATTCACGTGGGTTGCTCACCACCAAACGTGAAGGCTTAGATGATTCTAAAAAGCGTTATGTACAAGATATTGAGCTGTCTCAGCTTGCGGATGTAATTGAAGGCGCAGATATGTTCTTGGGTCTTTCTGCAGCAGGTATTCTCACCAAAGAAATGGTGAAGAAAATGGCAGCGGATCCGATCATTTTTGCACTGGCAAATCCAGATCCAGAAATTCTGCCTGAACATGCACACGAAGTTCGTGATGATGTGATCATGGCGACAGGCCGCTCGGACTATCCAAACCAAGTAAACAACGCACTTTGCTTCCCATACATCTTCCGTGGTGCACTCGATGTCGGTGCGACCACGATCAATGAAGAAATGAAAATTGCTTGTGTATATGCAATCGCTCGTATGGCGCATGTTGAAGCAGATGCTGCATCTTATGGTGAAAAATCGGCATCATTTGGTCGTGATTATTTAATTCCACGCCCACTTGATCAACGCTTGATTCTTGAAATTGCGCCTGCAATTGCACAAGCAGCAATGGACTCTGGTGTTGCGACGCGTCCGATTTTAGATTTCTCGGCGTATCGTCAACGTTTGTCTGAGTTTGTATATAACTCAGCCTTCATTATGAAACCTATTTTTGCACAAGCAAAATCTGACCCTAAACGTATTGCTTATGCAGAAGGCGAAGATTTGCGTGTGCTTCGTGCGGTGCAAATTGCGGTGGACGAAGGTTTAGCTTTCCCAATCTTGGTGGGTCGTACTGCGGTCATTGAAGCCAATATTAAGAAACTCGGTTTGCGTCTGCAAAATGGCGAGAACATTCAAATTGTGGATCAGGAAAACAATCCTGATTATGAACTGATTTGGAAAGACTACCACAAGACCATGCAACGCAAAGGCGTGACTGAAGAATATGCACAGCGCGAATCACGTCGTCGCTCTACGCTCATTGCTGCGATGCTGGTTAAATTTGGCAAAGCCGATGGTATGCTTTGTGGTACGTATTCAAGTTATGACATTCATTTAGAGTTTGTACGTAATGTTATTGGTCAAAAAGAAGGCATGACCAACTTCTTTACCCTAAATGCCTTAATGCTAGATGACCGTAACTTATTTATTGCGGATACCTACGTGAACACCAATCCAACCGCTGAGCACTTGGCAGAAATGACCATTTTAGCGGCTGAAGAAGTGCGCCGTTTCGGTATTACCCCCCGTATTGCCCTACTATCTCATTCAAGTTTTGGTTCAGATCAAACCGACCCAAGTGCACAAAAAATGCGTAAGGTGTATGAAATCTTAAGTAAGATTACACCTGAACTTGAAGTCGAAGGTGAGATGCATGCCGATGCTGCTCTGGATGAAAATATCCGTCATTTTGCATTCCCGAATTCACGTTTTAAAGGGCCTGCAAACTTACTGATTATGCCAAATCTAGATGCGGCAAATATTTCGTTCAACTTGTTGAAATCGACCTCAGGTAATAATGTAACCATTGGTCCTATTTTACTCGGTGCGGCAAAACCAGTTCATATCTTAACCCCAACAGCCACCACGCGTCGTTTAGTCAATATGACGGCTTTGACAGTTGCTGAAATTCAAGAAAATGAGAAAGAGGCGCTTTAA